In Bacillus cytotoxicus NVH 391-98, the following are encoded in one genomic region:
- a CDS encoding metal ABC transporter ATP-binding protein, with amino-acid sequence MENILEIEGLTFRYEDRNVIEDIHLQVPKGAFLGLVGPNGSGKSTLLKCILGVLKLKKGNIRLFGIDSRKFKAWNQIGYVSQKANSFNSGFPATVFEVVSMGLVSKKGLFRFLTKEDKEKVAKAIADVGMSEFQNRNIGELSGGQQQRVFIARALVSSPELLILDEPTVGVDIKSVESFYEILEDLNKRLGITLILVTHDIGAVTEKVTHVACLNQRLHFHGKVEKFRELEDADMSILYGYHVHRLEHDHEHHGRVQ; translated from the coding sequence ATGGAAAATATATTAGAAATAGAAGGTTTGACATTTCGCTATGAAGATCGAAATGTGATAGAAGACATTCATTTGCAAGTTCCTAAGGGAGCTTTTTTAGGTTTGGTTGGACCGAATGGATCTGGTAAATCAACGTTGTTAAAGTGTATATTAGGTGTTTTGAAGCTAAAGAAAGGAAATATTCGATTATTTGGCATTGATAGTAGAAAATTTAAAGCATGGAATCAAATCGGTTATGTTTCACAAAAGGCTAACAGCTTTAACTCTGGGTTTCCAGCAACTGTGTTTGAAGTGGTTTCTATGGGGCTTGTGTCGAAAAAAGGCTTATTCCGCTTTTTGACGAAAGAGGATAAAGAAAAGGTAGCAAAAGCAATTGCAGATGTAGGAATGAGTGAGTTTCAAAATCGTAACATTGGAGAACTTTCTGGAGGTCAACAGCAACGTGTGTTTATCGCTCGTGCACTTGTAAGCAGTCCAGAATTACTCATTTTGGATGAGCCTACTGTGGGAGTTGACATAAAGAGTGTAGAAAGTTTCTATGAAATATTAGAAGATTTAAATAAAAGGTTAGGTATTACACTTATTCTTGTTACACACGATATAGGAGCTGTAACAGAAAAAGTGACGCACGTTGCATGTTTAAATCAGCGTTTACATTTTCATGGGAAGGTAGAGAAATTCCGAGAGTTAGAGGATGCAGACATGTCCATTTTATATGGGTATCATGTTCATCGATTAGAACATGATCATGAGCATCACGGGAGGGTACAATGA